The proteins below are encoded in one region of Drosophila santomea strain STO CAGO 1482 chromosome 3R, Prin_Dsan_1.1, whole genome shotgun sequence:
- the LOC120451112 gene encoding uncharacterized protein LOC120451112: MFSMCTKVKSRSEDPDISFMHHSQSQQMQQLQQPQVMGTGGKQIKGGYLLRYKKQMFWNRWAEEWVVLYDDSTMAWFTEPGRSSPTGKILVKEAPEMLAIAHWTGQIPRRPPLPAGVNVSQLIALGSQRKRSKVYWMLAKSEEEVSDWIDAITKTLPPPPQIELVVDKPHLMNVLRRPLVRIRPATQSEVKQRKAASHGASGSKHHRCSTAISTKLYRQTQDPLVKSDAAVAILSKKPDSKASLACALPWGHGWGWATLPNGVWSGGLTWSQCEDTFTLHALPTTHCTNLIDTSCSGAVYHTDIGGFDFHSSGVDDIGGEDFDYAMDCGDFIF; this comes from the exons ATGTTCTCCATGTGCACCAAAGTTAAGTCGCGGAGTGAGGATCCGGACATCTCGTTCATGCACCATTCGCAGTcgcagcagatgcagcagttgcagcagcccCAAGTGATGG GCACTGGCGGAAAACAAATCAAGGGAGGCTATCTACTGCGCTACAAAA AGCAAATGTTCTGGAACCGCTGGGCGGAGGAATGGGTGGTGCTGTACGACGACTCGACCATGGCCTGGTTCACGGAGCCGGGACGCTCCTCGCCGACGGGAAAGATTCTGGTGAAGGAGGCGCCCGAGATGCTGGCCATTGCCCACTGGACTGGGCAGATACCACGTCGTCCGCCGTTGCCGGCGGGTGTGAATGTGTCCCAGTTGATTGCCCTCGGATCGCAGCGCAAGCGATCGAAGGTCTACTGGATGCTGGCCAAgtcggaggaggaggtgaGCGACTGGATCGATGCGATTACCAAGAcgctgccgccgccacctCAAATCGAGCTGGTGGTGGACAAGCCGCACCTGATGAACGTGCTCCGACGTCCGCTGGTGCGCATTCGAC CGGCCACCCAGTCGGAGGTGAAGCAGCGCAAGGCGGCGTCCCACGGAGCCAGCGGCAGTAAACACCACCGCTGCTCTACGGCGATTTCCACGAAGTTGTACCGGCAGACCCAGGATCCGCTGGTGAAGAGCGACGCGGCGGTGGCCATTCTTAGCAAAAAACCGGACTCAAAGGCCTCGCTGGCCTGCGCCCTGCCCTGGGGCCACGGATGGGGATGGGCCACACTGCCCAACGGCGTTTGGAGCGGCGGACTCACCTGGTCGCAGTGCGAGGACACCTTCACCCTGCACGCCctgcccaccacccactgcaccAACCTGATCGACACCTCCTGCAGCGGAGCAGTGTACCACACCGACATCGGCGGCTTTGACTTTCACTCGTCGGGCGTGGATGACATCGGTGGCGAGGATTTCGACTATGCCATGGACTGCGGTGATTTCATATTCTAA
- the LOC120452254 gene encoding zinc finger protein 800, protein MRKRSSRCNSDTFKEEQMDHNGDDISLLQRPLRTAHTGFEEARRAYEDGTSEVRQLLSLECSLIYECKVCRNMFRSLANFISHKRVFCCVSARSANGSGYTDQNSTMIIQTGGGPSPQDIEHMLRSRSTGCSPVPRDVRPLRGGGGSIRDLSGVIERLRREKAPSQAKRSSSTVLQLESVPNSSQAVYQTIKVDQDDSIRTELDEVHRMLNPSETIVGPDGKALASVKLENNGGSDSGETGEQSISDETETSIFCEICNLTFQTHKTLEVHIQKHHSSSAFVFQCPACSLTFLQAAAVIRHLSKDHKKPTRRIRMMRNTILKRRIQQGDVQPKGPCRELKRLQLSDDVVGYEPEPLDGSGEHRKIMSLCIYCEKSFERRAALSTHLLNCRAKQEALAKPAPSVKKLKMKSNDSGLDAADDDPTTSIRMPKTEPIKTEEITLNEMFADLPEPNDSFAPGLHTVSLDQLNLGNVSDSASDEASNTDDEHELTLGAEPESTADIKGKAKKKRNVPVEKQLRCRCKICHKQFNALGNLRRHISMFHYRARRFGCNLCEYRAFRRYDIVNHLGFTHKIEGDRDQLTEQYVSTHECEYSRDDVDGDIILLDREEEQLTVTEKDAKPPIKTYERRLKRLKTVTESVGEVQPKSPTAAVKEEPGQEPLESTPTSSKKRRKSRTQISPESGEHSQDKRPIRKRVKAVNKDFVYDLVSFKPDGSGQQPPGAQAVESMRAKLRRPATSVSNDESKHKQCEAYITEEKKPLVLGITRRIMLELVSQGLAVSATLPELPSERPQIRPRLISHSRSDSGSQQKQNIVETTVDPAPETESFIEKIAKRTAAAGKDNAVISNLWNKVNTAIAQQKKEQEPIHETQPEKKSETVKSKSPLPTSPSPSPPSICEDIVPETLATTGMDCLRGKGSQAGASTMFPALPKPPSVLQAAANGTIQFTLDSLLRAALQN, encoded by the exons ATGAGGAAGCGAAGCTCGCGTTGTAACTCTGACACTTTCAAGGAGGAGCAGATGGACCACAACGGTGACGACATCAGCCTGCTGCAGCGCCCGTTACGCACCGCCCACACGGGATTCGAGGAGGCCCGTCGGGCCTATGAGGATGGCACCAGTGAG GTGCGCCAGCTTCTTAGTCTGGAGTGCAGCCTGATCTACGAGTGCAAGGTGTGCCGCAACATGTTTCGCAGCCTAGCAAATTTCATCAGCCACAAACGCGTCTTTTGCTGCGTCAGCGCTCGTTCCGCGAATGGCAGTGGATACACA GATCAGAATTCCACTATGATCATACAAACGGGTGGTGGTCCATCGCCGCAGGACATCGAACATATGCTCCGCAGCAGAAGTACGGGATGCTCCCCAGTTCCGCGCGACGTGCGTCCTTTACGAGGAGGAGGTGGCAGCATAAGAGACCTAAGTGGTGTTATTGAGCGTCTGCGACGAGAAAAGGCTCCATCGCAGGCCAAGCGAAGCTCCTCAACGGTTCTGCAGCTGGAGTCTGTGCCCAACTCCAGCCAGGCCGTTTATCAGACCATCAAAGTGGACCAGGATGACAGCATAAGGACAGAACTTGACGAGGTGCATCGCATGCTTAATCCATCTGAAACCATTGTGGGACCTGACGGCAAGGCCTTGGCATCCGTTAAGCTAGAAAACAATGGAGGCAGCGACTCTGGCGAAACCGGCGAGCAGTCCATCAGCGATGAAACGGAGACGAGTATTTTCTGCGAGATCT GCAATCTGACTTTTCAGACGCACAAAACGCTTGAGGTGCACATTCAGAAGCACCACTCATCATCGGCGTTTGTGTTCCAGTGTCCAGCCTGTTCGCTGACCTTTTTACAGGCCGCTGCTGTCATTCGTCATTTATCGAAGGATCACAA AAAACCAACTCGGCGCATTCGAATGATGCGGAACACTATCCTTAAGCGACGCATTCAACAAGGAGATGTTCAGCCAAAGGGCCCCTGCCGGGAGTTGAAGCGGCTACAGCTCTCCGACGACGTGGTGGGCTATGAACCTGAGCCATTAGATGGCAGCGGTGAGCACCGTAAGATCATGTCTCTGTGTATCTATTGCGAAAAATCATTCGAGCGTCGCGCTGCCTTGTCAACACACCTGCTCAATTGTCGGGCGAAGCAGGAGGCGCTGGCCAAGCCGGCTCCTTCCGTCAAAAAGCTGAAGATGAAGAGCAATGATTCCGGTTTGGATGCAGCTGATGACGATCCAACTACATCCATACGTATGCCGAAAACTGAACCTATCAAAACCGAGGAAATTACACTGAATGAGATGTTCGCTGATCTACCAGAGCCGAACGACTCATTTGCACCTGGTCTGCACACAGTGTCATTGGATCAGCTCAATTTGGGCAATGTAAGTGACTCTGCTAGTGATGAGGCCTCTAACACTGATGACGAGCACGAGCTTACATTAGGTGCCGAACCCGAATCCACTGCCGATATCAAGGGTAAGGCCAAAAAAAAGCGTAACGTCCCAGTTGAGAAGCAGCTGCGATGTCGCTGTAAAATCTGCCACAAGCAGTTCAATGCCCTCGGAAATTTACGTCGTCACATATCCATGTTCCATTACCGCGCACGCCGTTTTGGCTGTAATCTTTGTGAATATCGCGCATTTAGGCGCTACGATATTGTAAATCATTTGGGATTTACTCATAAGATAGAAGGAGACCGAGACCAGCTAACGGAGCAATATGTGTCCACCCACGAGTGCGAGTACTCTCGAGACGATGTTGACGGAGATATCATTTTGCTGGATagggaggaggagcagcttACAGTGACGGAGAAGGATGCCAAACCCCCTATTAAAACATATGAAAGGCGCTTGAAGCGTCTTAAAACCGTAACAGAATCTGTTGGTGAAGTGCAACCGAAATCACCAACAGCGGCGGTTAAAGAAGAACCCGGTCAGGAGCCGCTGGAGAGCACTCCGACGTCCAGCAAGAAGCGCCGCAAATCTCGGACCCAAATCTCACCAGAATCTGGAGAACATTCCCAAGATAAGCGTCCTATTCGTAAGCGCGTTAAGGCGGTCAACAAGGACTTTGTCTACGATTTGGTTAGTTTCAAACCAGATGGATCAGGCCAGCAACCTCCTGGAGCGCAGGCCGTAGAATCCATGCGGGCCAAGCTGCGTCGTCCGGCGACGTCGGTAAGCAATGATGAAAGTAAGCACAAACAGTGCGAAGCCTACATTACGGAAGAGAAGAAGCCTCTTGTGTTGGGCATCACACGACGAATCATGCTGGAACTCGTGAGCCAGGGTCTGGCGGTGTCTGCTACTTTACCGGAATTGCCCTCGGAGCGACCCCAGATACGACCTCGTCTTATTTCGCACTCACGCAGCGATAGCGGTtcgcagcaaaagcaaaatattGTAGAAACTACAGTGGATCCTGCTCCGGAAACTGAGAGTTTCATCGAGAAGATTGCGAAGCGAACAGCAGCTGCTGGCAAGGATAACGCTGTCATCAGCAACCTGTGGAACAAGGTCAACACTGCGATTGCCCAGCAGAAGAAGGAACAGGAGCCGATTCATGAGACTCAGCCAGAAAAAAAGTCGGAAACAGTAAAATCAAAGAGCCCTCTGCCAACGTCaccgtcgccgtcgccgccCAGCATATGCGAAGACATCGTGCCCGAAACGCTGGCAACCACTGGTATGGATTGCCTGCGCGGAAAGGGCAGTCAAGCGGGAGCTTCGACAATGTTTCCGGCCCTGCCCAAGCCGCCATCCGTTCTGCAGGCGGCTGCCAATGGGACGATACAGTTCACCCTGGACAGTCTCCTGCGAGCCGCTCTGCAGAACTAA
- the LOC120451209 gene encoding histone PARylation factor 1-like: MPKEDCKYWDKCYQRNPVHLSKYNHPEKQDEKEDGAEGENVLKRSAFSASREKEEGKRSEQVDKDKPNTSTLSTDIVNKEMAKGNYEAETAELHKEAMSNITGKNYMEILEKRIRLSVQKEYDNLCESNEFIRHKFLVEMPPDFYEFWKFVVSLKTDPVNPKVAGLQHLDNVFQLQLVGPFEFLAGKFHGAQLGEPGDYLRHWRFYYDPPEFQTIFVRRGTGIHYGYWRDVPQDKENLLIARNDSAKGCEFQFVAGNAFDAFLYYLEHDFVDTPFSSGQLAGTKKAVPKYLSDNSLETAQLEQLLRERNKRVVAKTFHRAGIVVPFDRKTQLGYRPLAVSDSELKKMLAVLERKDVDNGAAKQAVLEKLQPVANAANIAVDEMDFGSALELGIDMFCSGHKELHMLASSLLVPAYSMLSRPQFIAIAKAHMEQRSREVNLSIFEVLK, encoded by the coding sequence ATGCCCAAAGAAGATTGTAAATACTGGGATAAGTGCTATCAGCGAAATCCTGTCCATTTGTCAAAATACAATCATCCGGAAAAGCAAGATGAAAAGGAGGACGGTGCAGAAGGCGAAAATGTGTTAAAAAGAAGTGCATTCTCGGCATCACGAGAAAAAGAAGAGGGAAAACGCAGCGAGCAAGTAGACAAGGATAAGCCCAATACGAGTACCTTAAGTACGGATATTGTGAACAAGGAAATGGCCAAGGGCAATTATGAAGCCGAAACCGCGGAGCTTCATAAAGAGGCCATGAGCAACATAACCGGGAAGAACTATATGGAGATCCTGGAGAAGCGCATTCGCCTGTCCGTGCAGAAGGAGTACGACAATCTCTGCGAGTCCAACGAGTTCATCCGACACAAGTTCCTTGTCGAAATGCCGCCGGACTTCTATGAATTTTGGAAGTTTGTGGTTAGCTTAAAAACTGATCCTGTAAACCCCAAAGTTGCTGGCTTGCAGCACCTAGACAATGTATTTCAACTGCAGTTGGTGGGTCCCTTTGAGTTCCTAGCCGGCAAATTCCACGGCGCCCAACTAGGCGAACCGGGGGACTACCTGCGCCACTGGCGTTTCTACTACGATCCACCAGAGTTTCAGACGATCTTCGTCCGCCGAGGAACAGGGATTCACTACGGTTACTGGCGTGATGTGCCGCAGGACAAGGAAAATCTCTTAATAGCCCGCAACGACTCTGCGAAAGGCTGCGAGTTCCAATTTGTGGCTGGAAATGCCTTCGATGCATTCCTCTACTATCTGGAACACGATTTTGTGGACACTCCGTTCTCAAGCGGGCAGTTGGCGGGAACCAAAAAGGCGGTGCCGAAATACTTGAGTGACAATTCCCTGGAAACGGCCCAGCTGGAACAACTACTGCGGGAGCGCAACAAGCGTGTTGTGGCCAAGACATTTCACCGAGCCGGCATTGTTGTGCCCTTTGACCGGAAGACCCAACTGGGCTACCGCCCGCTGGCCGTCAGCGATTCCGAGCTCAAGAAGATGCTGGCCGTGCTAGAGCGGAAGGACGTCGATAATGGAGCGGCCAAGCAGGCGGTTCTTGAAAAGCTGCAACCGGTGGCCAACGCAGCCAACATAGCAGTTGATGAAATGGACTTTGGCAGCGCCCTGGAACTAGGCATCGATATGTTTTGCAGTGGGCACAAGGAGCTGCACATGCTTGCCTCATCGTTGCTGGTACCCGCCTATTCAATGCTTTCCCGCCCACAGTTCATAGCCATAGCTAAGGCGCACATGGAGCAACGTAGTCGGGAGGTGAACCTCAGCATTTTTGAAGTACTTAAGTAG
- the LOC120451211 gene encoding uncharacterized protein LOC120451211, protein MSCPGFGELNIPSSRAFWDDCDEDELENLKPVEKLQLQFDNESAGEAAPVESEVLVVIEGVNVTHFASSLLSKDSKRVCAIPAKNSSLHWSPSSKQLLAIINEDLTSSGEIAVLLLPYAKVAKKVITLTLKPKVEFKSEDIQLYRDHIAIVRGIGANQENITELEAPNFIAGVAAGIASWRDQAESPVTSFVIYTDKLPLDATAAQPVIEVLQSAGVACSSSYIPPRKENSYLYM, encoded by the exons ATGAGCTGTCCAGGATTTGGAGAACTTAATATACCCTCGTCGCGTGCCTTCTGGGACGACTGCGACGAGGATGAATTGGAGAACCTGAAGCCTGTGGAGAA gctgcagctgcagttcgATAATGAGTCCGCGGGAGAAGCCGCTCCTGTGGAGAGTGAGGTCCTGGTGGTCATTGAGGGAGTTAATGTCACTCACTTCGCCAGCTCTCTGCTGTCAAAGGATTCAAAACGCGTGTGTGCCATTCCTGCCAAGAACTCGTCCCTGCACTGGAGTCCATCGTCCAAACAGTTGCTGGCCATAATCAATGAGGACCTAACCAGTAGCGGCGAGATTGCGGTGCTCCTACTGCCGTACGCCAAGGTGGCTAAAAAAGTGATCACTCTCACGCTTAAGCCAAAGGTCGAGTTCAAAAGCGAGGATATCCAGCTTTACCGAGATCACATTGCCATTGTCCGCGGCATAGGCGCCAACCAAGAGAATATCACTGAACTAGAGGCTCCCAACTTTATTGCTGGAGTTGCAGCAGGCA ttgccagttggcgTGATCAGGCGGAATCTCCCGTTACCTCCTTCGTTATTTACACCGACAAGCTGCCCCTCGACGCCACAGCTGCCCAGCCGGTGATCGAGGTACTTCAAAGCGCGGGCGTGGCCTGTAGCTCAAGCTACATCCCACCGCGCAAGGAGAACTCCTATCTGTACATGTGA